The following coding sequences lie in one Euhalothece natronophila Z-M001 genomic window:
- a CDS encoding RNA polymerase sigma factor SigF gives MASLTTVNVKRNSLELLRCYQDNPEQKVRNQIVELNMGLVRKEAHHWVNQCGESYDDLIQVGCIGLIRAIERFNLSKGNAFSSFAMPYIRGEIQHYLRDRSTSVKIPRRWLELKQQASKVTQVLREELKRSPTEAEIAEKLNISLEEWQEIKLAAKNREPLSLDIPIGSEEENTSLGELVPDQQYRSFQLAQEDRIRLQQGLVELEERTRSVLEFVFLQDLTQKEAAEVLGISVVTVSRRLKKGLKLLKHQLS, from the coding sequence ATGGCTTCTCTTACTACTGTAAATGTTAAACGCAATAGCTTAGAGCTCCTAAGATGTTATCAAGATAACCCTGAGCAAAAAGTTCGTAATCAAATAGTTGAGCTAAATATGGGGCTTGTTCGCAAAGAAGCTCATCATTGGGTTAATCAGTGTGGTGAAAGTTATGATGACTTAATTCAAGTAGGCTGTATTGGTTTAATCCGTGCAATTGAACGGTTTAACTTATCAAAAGGGAATGCATTTAGTTCTTTTGCTATGCCTTATATTCGGGGAGAGATTCAGCATTATTTGCGCGATCGCAGCACTTCCGTAAAAATTCCTCGGCGATGGTTAGAGTTGAAGCAACAAGCCTCAAAAGTAACTCAAGTCTTACGTGAAGAGTTAAAAAGATCTCCCACAGAAGCTGAAATTGCAGAAAAACTAAACATATCTCTAGAAGAGTGGCAAGAGATTAAATTAGCGGCGAAAAATCGAGAACCCCTTAGCTTAGATATTCCTATTGGCTCCGAAGAGGAAAATACAAGTTTAGGGGAATTAGTTCCTGATCAACAATATCGAAGTTTTCAGTTAGCCCAAGAAGATCGCATTCGCCTCCAACAAGGATTGGTTGAGTTAGAAGAGCGGACGCGAAGTGTTTTAGAATTTGTTTTTCTGCAAGACTTGACACAGAAAGAGGCTGCAGAGGTTTTGGGGATCAGTGTAGTCACTGTTTCCCGTCGTCTCAAAAAAGGCTTAAAACTCCTCAAGCACCAACTATCATAA
- a CDS encoding cofactor assembly of complex C subunit B, with amino-acid sequence MTTTPILSSTFLLTCLLLVGLIFFIRASVKDRTREVQFTANIPESKLIPEIKNYFFQRAYKVKSLDPNQEQVILEGFVQPSWFLAIFLSVLAALGLLCISLVLFLFFSEFNYRSFFFILLAFSPLAGIFYWKKAGRVEEVSLKLETSPNSSEENSTKSLITVKAHRDELIALQQALSLTMV; translated from the coding sequence GTGACTACGACTCCTATTTTATCCTCAACTTTCTTGCTCACCTGTTTACTTTTAGTGGGGTTAATTTTCTTTATTCGAGCTTCTGTGAAAGATCGCACACGAGAAGTTCAGTTTACAGCTAATATACCAGAAAGTAAACTTATTCCCGAAATTAAAAATTATTTTTTCCAGCGAGCTTATAAAGTGAAATCTCTAGATCCTAACCAAGAACAAGTTATTCTAGAGGGCTTTGTCCAGCCCAGTTGGTTTTTAGCCATCTTTCTTTCTGTGTTAGCGGCTTTGGGCTTACTGTGTATTAGTTTAGTGTTATTTTTATTTTTTAGTGAGTTCAATTATCGCAGTTTTTTCTTTATTCTCTTAGCTTTTTCTCCCTTAGCAGGGATTTTTTACTGGAAAAAAGCGGGACGAGTGGAAGAAGTTTCTCTTAAGTTAGAAACCTCTCCCAATTCCTCAGAAGAAAATTCTACTAAGAGCTTAATTACTGTGAAAGCTCATCGAGATGAGTTAATTGCACTTCAGCAAGCCTTATCGTTAACAATGGTCTAA
- the argC gene encoding N-acetyl-gamma-glutamyl-phosphate reductase yields MNDTKKIAVGIVGASGYGGVQLVRLLWEHPQVEITYLGGNESAGKDFAELYPHFGHRFHYKIEPIDVEMIAQRCQVVFLSLPHGLAYKIAPQLLEKGLQVLDLSADYRFSDLNTYSTAYNVERDDEETASNAVYGLPELYQSLIKNTSLVGCPGCYPTASLLAIAPLLKQGLILPESLIIDAKSGTSGGGRKSKVNLLLAEADNTLSPYGVAGHRHTPEIEAICTHLAGVDMRVQFTPHLIPMVRGMLTTVYATLRDPGLVGDDLITIYNAFYRSSPFVRILPNGVYPQTKWTAGTNLCYIGIEVDPRTDRVIVMSAIDNLMKGQAAQAVQCLNIMRGWEETLGLPEIAFYP; encoded by the coding sequence ATGAACGATACCAAAAAAATTGCTGTTGGAATTGTGGGAGCTTCTGGGTATGGAGGAGTGCAATTAGTTCGTTTACTTTGGGAGCATCCCCAAGTAGAGATTACTTACTTGGGAGGAAATGAGAGTGCCGGCAAGGACTTCGCTGAACTTTATCCTCATTTTGGACATCGTTTTCACTATAAAATTGAGCCTATTGATGTAGAAATGATCGCGCAACGTTGTCAGGTGGTGTTTCTCTCACTTCCCCATGGTTTAGCTTATAAAATTGCTCCTCAATTACTAGAAAAGGGGTTACAAGTTCTTGACTTATCCGCTGATTATCGTTTCAGTGATCTCAATACTTATAGCACGGCTTATAACGTGGAAAGAGATGATGAAGAAACCGCTTCCAATGCCGTTTATGGACTACCAGAGTTATATCAATCGTTAATTAAAAATACTTCTTTAGTTGGGTGTCCTGGCTGTTACCCGACAGCGAGTTTACTCGCGATCGCGCCGCTACTCAAACAGGGCTTAATTCTCCCAGAAAGTCTGATCATTGATGCTAAATCAGGAACTTCAGGAGGGGGACGTAAAAGCAAAGTTAATTTACTCCTTGCTGAAGCTGATAATACCCTCAGCCCTTATGGAGTTGCCGGACATCGTCATACCCCAGAAATTGAAGCCATTTGTACGCATCTTGCTGGGGTAGATATGCGAGTTCAGTTTACTCCCCATCTAATTCCAATGGTCAGGGGAATGTTAACGACTGTTTATGCTACCTTGCGCGATCCCGGACTTGTTGGAGATGATCTAATTACTATTTATAATGCCTTTTATCGCTCTTCTCCCTTTGTTAGGATTTTACCGAATGGTGTTTATCCGCAAACCAAATGGACAGCCGGTACGAACCTCTGCTACATCGGAATTGAAGTAGATCCTCGCACTGATCGGGTAATTGTTATGTCCGCCATTGATAATTTAATGAAAGGACAAGCTGCCCAAGCAGTTCAATGTCTAAACATAATGCGGGGATGGGAAGAGACTCTAGGTTTACCCGAAATCGCCTTTTATCCCTAA
- a CDS encoding uracil-DNA glycosylase: MSKSDDYQQPSLFSDSTLSSPETRHTEEWENIPFDSKISIPAGTYDNLEALATHCKQCQRCELAQTRTQVVISRGTPQADVMIIGEAPGKSEDEQGLPFVGKSGQLLDKILASVELSLEKDVYISNIVKCRPPENRTPINKEIVACKSYLLEQIRLVDPKIILFTGATALKGLTGEKKGITKIRGQWLQWEGRWAMAIFHPAYLLRNPSREKGKPKWLMWQDMQAVRQKLDHLRASI; this comes from the coding sequence ATGTCCAAAAGTGATGATTACCAACAACCCAGTCTTTTTAGTGACAGTACCTTATCTTCTCCAGAAACTAGACACACAGAAGAATGGGAGAATATTCCCTTTGATTCAAAAATATCGATTCCTGCGGGGACTTATGACAATTTAGAAGCCTTAGCGACTCACTGTAAACAATGTCAACGGTGTGAGTTAGCTCAAACACGAACTCAAGTTGTTATTAGTCGTGGCACACCACAAGCCGATGTAATGATTATTGGAGAAGCACCAGGGAAGAGTGAAGATGAACAAGGACTCCCTTTTGTTGGTAAGTCTGGACAACTATTAGATAAAATTCTTGCTTCTGTGGAATTGAGTCTAGAAAAAGATGTGTATATTTCTAATATCGTTAAATGTCGTCCGCCTGAAAATCGCACGCCGATTAATAAAGAAATTGTCGCTTGTAAGTCTTATTTACTAGAACAAATTAGATTAGTTGATCCCAAAATTATTTTGTTTACAGGGGCAACCGCACTCAAGGGATTAACAGGAGAAAAAAAAGGAATTACTAAAATTAGAGGACAGTGGTTACAGTGGGAAGGACGTTGGGCGATGGCAATTTTTCACCCTGCTTATTTATTGAGAAACCCGTCCCGAGAAAAAGGAAAACCGAAATGGCTCATGTGGCAAGACATGCAAGCTGTGCGACAAAAATTAGATCATTTAAGAGCCTCTATATAG
- the ald gene encoding alanine dehydrogenase translates to MEIGVPKEIKDQEYRVGLNPSSVRSLCERNHQVFIETQAGLGAGFTDEDYQKSGATIVTQPKQAWHRELVVKVKEPLPDEYPYLHKDQILFTYLHLAADRALTEALINSGITAIAYETVELPNGKLPLLNPMSIIAGRLSLQFGAHHLEKQQGGRGVLLGGFPGVRSGRVVILGGGVVGTEAARMAVGIGAQVQILDINVERLGELENLFGSRVELLYSHPSQIETVVPEADLLIGAVLTTGKRAPKLVKRELVQQMRPGSVIVDVAVDQGGCVETLQATSHSHPTYIEEEVVHFGVPNMPGAVPWTATQALNNSTLPYVIQIADQGLAALENNSVLAKGLNVKNQQLIHPAVKEAFAD, encoded by the coding sequence ATGGAAATCGGCGTTCCCAAAGAAATTAAAGATCAGGAATATCGTGTAGGCTTGAACCCGAGTAGTGTTCGTAGTTTATGCGAAAGAAATCATCAAGTTTTTATAGAAACTCAAGCCGGATTGGGAGCCGGTTTTACCGATGAGGACTATCAAAAGTCGGGGGCAACGATTGTTACTCAACCCAAACAAGCCTGGCATCGGGAGTTAGTAGTAAAAGTGAAAGAGCCACTACCTGATGAGTATCCTTATTTACACAAAGACCAAATTTTATTTACCTATTTACATCTGGCTGCCGATCGCGCTCTTACTGAAGCCCTCATTAACTCTGGGATTACGGCTATTGCTTATGAAACTGTAGAACTCCCTAATGGAAAGCTCCCTCTTCTCAATCCCATGAGCATTATTGCAGGACGTTTATCCCTACAATTTGGGGCACATCATCTGGAAAAACAGCAAGGGGGGCGTGGCGTTTTATTAGGTGGCTTTCCAGGGGTTAGATCAGGGCGTGTAGTGATTCTCGGCGGCGGTGTAGTGGGAACAGAAGCTGCCCGCATGGCAGTGGGAATTGGCGCACAAGTACAGATTTTAGATATCAATGTCGAGCGGCTAGGGGAATTAGAAAACCTCTTTGGTTCTCGGGTAGAATTGCTCTATAGCCATCCCTCCCAAATTGAAACGGTAGTGCCGGAAGCCGACTTACTGATTGGGGCAGTTTTAACTACAGGAAAACGCGCCCCAAAATTAGTTAAACGGGAATTAGTGCAACAAATGCGGCCGGGAAGTGTCATTGTTGATGTTGCAGTGGATCAAGGAGGATGTGTAGAAACGTTACAAGCAACTTCTCACAGTCATCCCACTTATATTGAAGAAGAGGTAGTTCACTTTGGTGTTCCCAATATGCCAGGGGCGGTTCCTTGGACAGCAACCCAAGCCTTGAATAATAGTACACTGCCCTATGTGATACAAATAGCTGATCAAGGATTAGCTGCTCTAGAAAACAATTCGGTTCTCGCGAAAGGATTAAATGTTAAAAATCAGCAACTAATTCATCCTGCGGTAAAGGAAGCCTTTGCTGATTAA
- a CDS encoding RNA-guided endonuclease InsQ/TnpB family protein, producing MEQTLTLVVKLNVEPEQATQLEETAQAFADACTWINENVNHRLTNRNSIQAVCYNDVKEQFGLKANQIVRACARVASNRKTAKHKGRKVKGFKPTSFDCDGRTFSFREKDWTVSVSTLGKRLRLALRASNYHKGKLTGRKPTSAQICKHKDGQWYCHIQITIDYPEPQRTDKVIGVDFGRREIARTSTNQGWDGKEIQQKRDKFSRVRSSLQKKARKGKSASPGVSPGVYAGRTRSSRRRCREVLKRLSGREKRYQKWVNHNISKTIISEAKETNSAVAIEDLTGIRERTNQKPRNKTERRQSNSWAFYQLRTFLEYKGVKEGVKVIAIPPAYTSQTCHCCNYIGIRTNKSFKCSNSECGWGGDADLNGALMIKKWGCSINQPGGSEILSCRISRATENANRARSGLAQFINI from the coding sequence ATGGAACAGACTCTGACCCTTGTAGTAAAGCTAAATGTAGAACCTGAGCAAGCCACTCAACTTGAGGAAACTGCCCAGGCTTTTGCAGATGCTTGTACTTGGATTAATGAGAATGTAAACCATCGTCTAACCAATCGCAATTCAATTCAGGCTGTCTGCTATAACGATGTTAAGGAACAGTTTGGATTAAAGGCTAACCAGATTGTCCGTGCTTGCGCTAGGGTCGCCTCTAACCGAAAGACTGCCAAACATAAAGGTCGGAAAGTTAAAGGGTTCAAACCCACCTCTTTCGATTGTGATGGTAGGACTTTCTCTTTTCGGGAAAAAGATTGGACAGTTAGCGTCTCTACTCTTGGTAAGCGGTTAAGACTAGCCTTAAGAGCCAGCAATTACCATAAGGGTAAACTAACAGGGCGCAAGCCCACTTCGGCTCAAATTTGCAAACATAAAGATGGTCAATGGTATTGCCATATCCAAATCACCATTGATTATCCCGAACCCCAAAGAACTGACAAGGTTATTGGAGTTGACTTTGGGAGACGGGAAATAGCTAGAACCTCCACCAATCAGGGATGGGATGGGAAAGAAATTCAACAAAAAAGAGATAAGTTTTCTAGAGTAAGATCATCTCTTCAGAAAAAAGCTCGTAAGGGCAAGTCCGCGTCGCCTGGGGTTTCCCCAGGCGTTTATGCCGGACGCACAAGATCATCTAGACGTAGATGTCGAGAGGTCTTGAAACGGTTATCAGGACGTGAAAAGAGATATCAAAAGTGGGTTAACCACAATATTAGTAAAACTATCATCTCAGAAGCAAAAGAGACTAACTCCGCAGTGGCAATTGAAGACTTAACTGGTATTCGTGAACGAACTAACCAGAAACCCAGAAACAAGACTGAAAGAAGACAGTCTAACTCTTGGGCTTTTTATCAATTAAGAACTTTCTTGGAATATAAAGGGGTTAAGGAAGGAGTAAAAGTAATTGCTATTCCTCCTGCCTATACCAGCCAAACCTGCCACTGTTGCAACTACATTGGAATAAGAACCAATAAAAGTTTTAAGTGTTCTAACTCCGAATGTGGTTGGGGAGGAGATGCTGATCTCAATGGCGCTTTGATGATCAAAAAATGGGGCTGCTCTATAAACCAGCCTGGAGGCTCGGAGATTCTATCCTGTAGAATTTCTAGGGCTACTGAAAACGCTAACCGAGCGCGAAGCGGGTTAGCGCAGTTTATAAATATTTAA
- a CDS encoding 4-hydroxybenzoate solanesyltransferase: MAHESSQLSTWQAIIKLLRWDKPTGRLILMIPALWAVFLAAKGMPPAPLVTIIVLGSFVTSAAGCVVNDLWDRNIDPQVERTRTRPLASRALSIKVGIIVALLAFVCAAILALYLNPVSFLLSVLAVPVIICYPLAKRFFPVPQLVLSLAWGFAVLISWTAISCNNSSEAPWNILNCVGEETWLLWGATVLWTLGFDTVYAIADREDDRKIGINSSALFFGNYTPEAVGVFFLGTAITMAVLAVKTQLQFTFWLAWGIAVCGWAWQYYRLRQPEIPPTLYSAIFRQNVGLGFILLVGMIVGSLSDWSLVISH; the protein is encoded by the coding sequence ATGGCGCATGAATCTTCACAACTATCTACTTGGCAAGCAATTATTAAACTATTACGCTGGGATAAGCCAACGGGACGACTCATTTTAATGATTCCCGCACTGTGGGCTGTATTTTTAGCCGCTAAAGGAATGCCCCCCGCTCCGTTAGTAACGATTATTGTTTTAGGAAGTTTCGTTACCTCTGCGGCTGGTTGTGTTGTTAATGATCTTTGGGATCGCAACATTGATCCCCAAGTAGAAAGAACCCGTACTCGCCCTCTCGCATCCCGGGCATTATCTATAAAAGTAGGAATTATAGTGGCGCTTTTAGCATTTGTTTGCGCTGCGATCTTAGCCCTTTACCTTAATCCTGTCAGCTTTCTGTTATCTGTGTTGGCAGTTCCAGTTATTATCTGTTACCCACTCGCTAAACGTTTTTTTCCCGTTCCTCAATTAGTATTGTCCCTTGCTTGGGGCTTTGCTGTTTTAATTAGTTGGACTGCGATAAGCTGTAACAATTCTTCCGAAGCTCCTTGGAATATTCTGAATTGTGTTGGGGAAGAAACTTGGTTATTGTGGGGTGCAACAGTTTTGTGGACATTAGGGTTTGATACGGTTTATGCGATCGCTGATCGCGAAGATGACCGTAAGATTGGCATTAATTCTAGTGCCTTATTTTTTGGCAATTATACCCCAGAGGCGGTGGGAGTCTTTTTTCTTGGAACAGCAATTACAATGGCAGTTCTAGCTGTAAAAACCCAGCTTCAGTTCACATTTTGGTTAGCTTGGGGAATTGCTGTCTGCGGTTGGGCTTGGCAATATTATCGTCTGCGCCAACCAGAAATCCCACCAACCCTCTATAGTGCCATTTTTCGCCAAAATGTAGGATTAGGATTTATTCTACTCGTTGGCATGATTGTAGGTTCGCTTAGTGATTGGTCATTAGTCATCAGTCATTAG
- a CDS encoding helix-turn-helix transcriptional regulator produces the protein MKFEEIYQFFNNPPPTYLNRELAVCYILDIILQQEESYGTELITQLTENFPQYRLSDTVLYSALNFLEHTGVIQGYWRKRKGRGRPRKMYKVVGEQKAQAEDLAKLWRNYVHKS, from the coding sequence ATGAAATTTGAAGAGATCTATCAATTTTTTAACAACCCTCCCCCTACTTATCTCAATCGAGAACTAGCTGTGTGCTACATTTTGGACATAATTTTACAACAAGAAGAATCTTATGGAACCGAATTAATTACACAACTAACAGAGAACTTTCCCCAATATCGACTTTCTGATACGGTTCTGTATAGTGCCTTAAACTTCCTAGAACACACGGGAGTGATTCAAGGCTACTGGAGAAAGCGTAAAGGGCGGGGTCGTCCTCGTAAAATGTATAAAGTGGTAGGAGAACAGAAAGCGCAAGCGGAAGATTTAGCCAAGCTCTGGCGCAATTATGTTCACAAGAGCTGA
- a CDS encoding DUF3611 family protein, with translation MNNKPEVSSSLPLAVKRASSSLKLGGNIGLWVQLVLGVVSTVTLLVGSVNLVGNENTTQATGVGVFFALGGIIALGVSIYLSYRYTQISRRLATAEPSSRPSRSVILRLLRIGLMSNLVGLLLTIVGAQAIVGIVLVKSLTQPQLVIGANPQEFVNSIDLLIIQANVNIVAAHFAGIVSSLWLTQRLTK, from the coding sequence ATGAATAATAAACCAGAAGTTAGTTCTTCTCTCCCCCTTGCGGTAAAACGCGCCTCCTCTTCCCTCAAATTGGGGGGGAATATTGGGCTATGGGTACAACTGGTACTTGGAGTGGTTTCCACAGTTACTTTGTTGGTTGGCTCTGTTAATCTCGTTGGAAATGAAAATACCACTCAAGCAACAGGAGTAGGCGTATTTTTTGCCTTAGGTGGCATTATTGCTCTAGGGGTGAGTATTTATCTCTCTTACCGCTATACCCAAATTTCCCGTCGTCTAGCTACGGCTGAGCCCAGTTCCCGCCCCAGTCGTTCAGTTATTTTGCGACTATTACGAATTGGTTTGATGTCGAACTTAGTGGGCTTACTACTAACGATTGTGGGAGCGCAAGCAATTGTGGGCATTGTCTTAGTTAAGTCTTTAACTCAACCGCAATTAGTGATTGGGGCAAATCCGCAAGAGTTTGTTAATTCCATTGATTTGCTCATTATTCAGGCAAATGTTAATATCGTTGCTGCTCATTTTGCAGGGATTGTGTCCTCGCTTTGGCTGACTCAACGGTTGACCAAATAA